In Oncorhynchus tshawytscha isolate Ot180627B linkage group LG06, Otsh_v2.0, whole genome shotgun sequence, the following are encoded in one genomic region:
- the LOC112252326 gene encoding CMP-N-acetylneuraminate-beta-galactosamide-alpha-2,3-sialyltransferase 2, whose product MLTGGTSVERGGRMAGARAGGGGIRCSLRVWVLLGSLGLVFLTSLFFSISLRGGVGLPYLEPPGWEKSSRVKLVPNYSGVHQLGPVESTQQQKTCACPRCVGDPGVSDWFDENYDPDISPVWTWDNIQLPSDVYYWWVMLQPQFKPHTIQQVLLRLFQVIPGRSPYGSWDPARCLRCAVVGNSGNMRGAGYGPTIDSHNYIMRINLAPTLGYEEDAGRHTTHHFMYPESAKNLAANVSFVLVPFKTLDLLWITSALSTGQIRFTYAPVKQFLRVDKDKAQIFNPAFFKYIHDRWTRHHGRYPSTGMLVLFFALHVCDEVNVFGFGADSRGNWHHYWEQNRYSGEFRKTGVHDADYEALIIDSLVKAGKITIFPGK is encoded by the exons ATGTTGACAGGCGGGACCAGTGTGGAGCGGGGTGGTCGGATGGCAGGAGCCAGGGCCGGTGGAGGGGGCATACGGTGCTCATTGAGGGTGTGGGTTCTGCTGGGCTCCCTGGGCCTTGTCTTTCTcacctccctcttcttctccatctctctgaggGGGGGCGTTGGCCTGCCCTACCTGGAGCCCCCCGGGTGGGAAAAGTCCAGCCGAGTAAAACTAGTGCCCAACTACTCTGGTGTCCACCAGCTGGGCCCAGTGGAGAGCACCCAGCAGCAGAAGACATGTGCCTGTCCCCGCTGTGTGGGGGACCCTGGGGTGTCGGACTGGTTTGATGAGAACTACGACCCGGacatctcccctgtgtggacATGGGACAACATCCAGCTGCCTTCAGACGTCTACTACTGGTGGGTG ATGCTGCAACCTCAGTTCAAGCCCCACACTATCCAGCAGGTACTGCTGCGGCTGTTCCAGGTGATCCCTGGCCGCTCCCCCTATGGCTCCTGGGACCCCGCCCGCTGCCTGCGCTGTGCCGTGGTGGGGAACTCTGGCAACATGCGTGGGGCCGGTTACGGACCCACCATAGACAGCCACAACTACATcatgag GATCAATCTGGCGCCCACGCTGGGCTATGAAGAGGATGCAGGCCGCCACACCACTCACCACTTCATGTACCCAGAGAGTGCCAAGAACCTGGCAGCCAATGTCAGCTTCGTCCTGGTGCCCTTCAAGACCCTGGACCTGCTGTGGATCACCAGCGCACTCTCCACTGGACAGATTCGCTT taCCTACGCCCCTGTGAAGCAGTTTCTACGGGTGGACAAGGACAAG GCTCAGATCTTCAACCCAGCCTTCTTCAAGTACATCCATGACCGCTGGACCAGGCACCATGGACGCTACCCTTCCACAGGCATGCTGGTCCTGTTCTTCGCTCTGCACGTGTGTGACGAG GTGAATGTGTTTGGCTTTGGCGCTGACAGTCGAGGCAACTGGCACCACTATTGGGAGCAGAACCGCTACTCTGGAGAGTTCCGGAAAACAGGGGTGCATGATGCAGATTATGAGGCCCTGATCATTGACTCGCTGGTTAAGGCTGGCAAGATCACCATCTTCCCAGGAAAGTGA